Within Triticum dicoccoides isolate Atlit2015 ecotype Zavitan chromosome 1B, WEW_v2.0, whole genome shotgun sequence, the genomic segment taatatggtttttggattgttggaaatatgagcaatttaccgagtgattttattaacagagatactagataaagcatgactagtgtaGCAGTAATAAAACAAGCCATccaatttgacaaagagaaggtaaacaacatgtTCAGATATGAACCATAACTAAACATATctaaagcagacagtatagcaggttgcatatatgaaatagagtctaacatatgtagggcaaaaactagaacaaggaactgtagcagaacCTCCAATAGAAAGGGGAGAAACACGTACGTGACAGTagcaggagcagaggcactggacttggggtcggtgtcctccatgtcgtcgaggaggtagtCGACGTCAGGgatgtagtcgtcggcgaccggatcgtccgtgatgaagcagccagtagtcgcgctgagcgctccccaaaaaccttatcacccttctcctgtACAGGActcagcgcgcgtggatgtccctcttgttctcatgctcatacaagttgggaaggagcctcccttataaagaggtccaactccctctaaactagcaaggtgagactaaactttagttccacctcttgccttgcataaataagctgcgtgggcctctaggatttataggaatttttgaaaCTGCTATTggactaggcccaaaatagacaaaattccagcaggcggcggcgacggtgaattTTTCCAATCGCAGGAACTGAGTAACGACGGACGAGCAGATTGTGAAAACGAAACGACCATGCGTCGTGGACTCGCTCGTGGTCGTGCGTATTACTTCTAGAATCCTTTGTCTTCCACGTGGGctgtttttcttttgctttttcctCATATTAGGGCCGCTGGCAACTTGGCCTGCTTCCTACAATCACGCACACATCATGTTGAGTACGTACATGGGCTCTAGGCCTCTCGCTGTGGGATGGCCGGATGGATCACAAGGGGGGCGAGAGAGCCAGCTATTAAGGTNNNNNNNNNNNNNNNNNNNNNNNNNNNNNNNNNNNNNNNNNNNNNNNNNNNNNNNNNNNNNNNNNNNNNNNNNNNNNNNNNNNNNNNNNNNNNNNNNNNNNNNNNNNNNNNNNNNNNNNNNNNNNNNNNNNNNNNNNNNNNNNNNNNNNNNNNNNNNNNNNNNNNNNNNNNNNNNNNNNNNNNNNNNNNNNNNNNNNNNNNNNNNNNNNNNNNNNNNNNNNNNNNNNNNNNNNNNNNNNNNNNNNNNNNGGTCTAGCCCCCCTCGTCCCCCCTTAGAATCGTCCCTGGCTGAGACGTCCCTTGCTTAGCCAACAATTAGAAGAAAATTAGATCCCAATAAATATATAAATACAGACTAGTTAGGGCATATTTTATAATCTTGTCTAGCTCGTTCATTTATATTTTTCTTTCTTCTAACATAGTTTTCGTCTCAGGTTTAGATCAAAACTagcttggtatattttttgtaacttTTAGATCAAAACAAGGCCCAAACCTAAGTTATGAAAATGCTAGGAGTGATCCTGTGATTCATCTCTTGGGCCACACGAACACACCAGCCTGAGTACTCCTTGAAGTTTCTTTTCCCGTGATTAAATGCACCCTAGTGGATAGTAAAATTAAAAAATAGTCATTTTCTCTCAAAAATTAAAAATTCTGAACTTTTTACAAACATGCCAAAATTTTCGTGAAGAATAACAGACAGATGCTCCAAAAAGATTTTCTGAAATGCATTCTTAATGGCAAATTTTTAAAGTGTTTGTTTTGCTAGTTTTACCCAGACCTCCACGAACGTCATTTCATTACTAAAATTTGCACGCTGACAAAAGCTAAGCAACATTTGTTGTGAAATAATCTGATATTTTTTCaatgtatttttattttttcctagtTTAATATTGAGCATTTGAGGTCGAAATTGGAAGAaccatttcgcaaaaaaaaaaagacgcACTGCACTGTTCGTGCTGCCATATCCGCAGGGCCACCGACCATGGGTTCGGCCACGTACCCTTATGCGTGGCAGAGCGCTCGGGTGCCTTAGCCATGGCGGCTTGGCACGTGGACACGATCTCACGTGAGCCGCCCTTGTGTCTTCTCGCCGCTCAGTGCCTTCGCGCCCGAGGAAACCCCGCCGCTCTTCGCAGCTCTCTATATCCTCTCTGCATCGCACGTGTCGCCGTGTCATGCTCCGTACGCCGCGTCGACCTCGACCGACTCGAGAcaagccgccgctgctgccgctcAGCGGCCCCATTTTAAGCGGACCTCGCCACGGTCGTCTGCCAATCAAGAAAGAACTGGCAAAGCCACTCACTCACCAGACAGCAGTCACCACGTACAGCTCCACGCACCAGCTTCCGAGCACACACACTTGATCGCGCTAGCCACTGACAATGGCGTCGCAGCAGCAGAGCAGGAAGGACGCCGTGTCGAAGCGGGAGGAAGGCGGCCAGGGCGGCTTCAGCCTGGAGGAGATCGGCAAGTTCCGCGCCGAGGCGCAGCAGAACTCGGCGGACGCCATCCGCGCCGCGCAGGAGCGGTACAACCAGAACCTGCAGCACGGCGgcgccgccgccagggcggcgGTGACCGTCACCCAGGCGCCCGGCGCCACGGTGGTCTCCTACCAGGAGCACAAGGCCCTTCCCGAGGGCGCCCAGCAGGGCCGCGCGGCGCACGGTCAGGGCGCCAACGCGCCGGCAGGGGGCACCACGGCGGCGTCTCGGGGCACCGAGAAGCAGCACGCCGCGAAGCAGGAGGAGGGCCGCGGGCATGGCACGGGCCACAAGGAGCAGAAGGGCTCGGCGGCAGTCACCCGCGCCACCGAGGGCGGCCACGACAAGCAGGGCAGAGAGAGCGCCGCGCGCGGCACCAACGCTACGGCAGGCGCCGCGGCGGCCTCATCTCGGGGCGATGAGAAGCAGCACCacacgaaggaggaggagggccgtGGGCATGGCACGGGCCACAGGGAGCAGAAGGGTTCGGCAGCAGTCACCCACGCCACTGAGGACAGGGGCAAGGAGGGCGACTCGGCAGCCGCCTCTGCGCGCGGCGCCAAGGACGCGGCCATGCACGCGCTCGGCATCACGGGAGAACAAACTGTGGCGAAGGGAGCCGGTGCGCATGGCGCACAGGTCCGTGGGCATGATACGGGCCACAAGGAGCAGAAGGGCTCAGACTCGGCCGCGCGCAAGCTCGGCTCCACTGGAGACTACGCTGCAGCCAAGGGAGCCCAAGCCAAGGATGCCGGCGCGCATGGCGCGCAGGTCGCCGCGGGCGAGACGAAGGAGGCCACGGCTACCGCCGCCGAGTACGCCAAGCAGGCGGCAGCAAAGGCGAAGGAGGTCACGCTCACCACGGGCGAGATGACGGCGGAGTACGCGAAGCAGGCCGCCGTGAAGGCCAAGGACGTCACGGTGAGCACCGGCGGGACGGCCGCGGAGTACGCCAAGACGGCCGCCGAGAAGGCGAGGGAGGCGGCTCTGGCGGCCGGAAAGACGACGGCCGAGTACACGCAGCAGGCGGCGGTGAAGGGCAAGGACGTCACTGTCTCCACGGGCGGGACGGCCGCGGAGTACGCCAAGACGGCCGCCGAGAAGGCCAAGGATACCGCGCTGGCGGCCGGCAAGACGACGGCAGATTACACTCAGCAGGCGGCGGTGAAAACCAAGGACGTGACGCTGTCCACGGCCGCGCAAGCGGCGCAGAAGGCCAAGGAGGTGACCGCGGTCACGGCGCAGAAGGTGGCGGAGTACACGAAGGAGATGGCGGAGCATGGGAAGACCGCTGCCGCCCAGGCCGAGGAGAAGGCCAAGGAGGCCGCAGCCCGCGCCGCCGACAAGGCGGAGGAGCCGGGCTTCGACACGGGCACACAGGCCACGGACAAAGCCAAGAGCACAGCCGCAGGGGCGGCGGACAAGACCCGCGACACGGCCGCGCAAACCATGGACAAGGCCAAGGACGTAACTGGAGACACGGGGAACAGGACCGGAAGCATGGCTGCGCAGGTGAAGGACACGACCGGAGCCATGGCGCAGAAGGCCACTGATACGGCCGCGTACATCAAGGACTCGGTAACGGGCGCAGCAGGAGGCACGGCGGACAAGGCCCGCGACACCACCGAGCAAACAATGGGCAGGGCCAAGGACGCCACCGGAGACACGGGGAACAGGACCGGGAGCATGGCCGCCCAGGTGAAGGACGCGACAGGAGCCATGGTGCAGAAGGCCGGCGACACGGCCACGTACATCAAGGACTCGGTGACGGGCGCGGCGGGAGGCGCCGTGGACAAGACCCGGGACGCCACGTCGCAGGTCGCGCAGAAGGCAGGGGAGGCGACGAACAGGGCGGTGGAGACCGGCAAAAGCGCCACCGGCGGCGGCACGACCAAGGCGAAGGTACGTGCGCCGTGGTGTCCTGCCGCAAGCGTCCGATCCTACGGTGTCTCTGTAAGTGTGATGTATCCATTGTTGATGGCTCAGCTGTGATGTGTGCATGCAGGGTGAAGGCACCGAAGACACCAAGATCGTGGAAGACGTGCTGGAGGTGGTGGGCGCGACCGTGGAGGCGGTGGGCGCGACCGTGACCGGGCTAGCGCAGCACACCAAggggatcgtcgccggcgaagaggAGCTCATCCCGGTCGAGGGGGAGGCGGGGAAGGTCGCCGGAGCCGGCGAGGGCAGGAAGAAATCCGAGTGAGCAGATCCACACGTACGTCGCAGCAAAAATGTTAGAGAGAATGTTGGTTGTgcagtcactttgatcagacacgtTTATAAGGGTGTTGTATATAATTGTAATAATATAAGTAGTGCACTATATGGAGTGCTCAGGTGAGTCGAATAATGGTCGTTTATAGGTAAGAGGGACTATGTCCAGATGTTTAAGCTACTACTAGCATGTTTGGAAGGGCTCAGCTAGTCGAATCTCATATCTTATGAAATGAAATGGCTATCTTAGTGGATCTGAAGTTTTTGCACCCGAGCTCATCCTAAAATTGaattaaaaaaatctgaattttttaggcgaACTTTAACAAATATGAGCTTGCAAAGTTTAGTCATGAAATCACATATTTAGAAGTCGTGAAAGAAAAAACTATTTGTCAAAGTACTTCATACAACaacaaaaaaaatcagatttttcttatttttttaatgTTTTTCAAGTTTGTTCATTCCGAACTCATTTGATCTCGGGTACGATATATGGTAGGATACATCGTGTATTTAGCCGACTGAACTAGACAAATGTTCATGTAAACCTAAAATGATACTCATCCACTTCAATGTTAGAATCATCAAGCTCTATATGGGGGAAATACTTATCACGTTGGGCATAGAGCATCTACAAATCTTTTTTTTTCTCAAATACGCATGAGTGTGCGTACAATATATTCAAAAAAAAAGGAGGGAAAGAGCCCCTCCATGTTGTGATTACATAATTACATAGCCCCCAACTCCTGGTGATTACATAATTACTTCAAGAAAAAGGGGGGAAAGAGCCCCTCCACGTTGGTGATTACATAATTACATAGCCCCCAACTCCCAACTTCACTCAATCCAACACTTACAGACTAATTCCTCACGGCATGACCTACCTCTAAGGCCGCTAGGAAGCGATCTATATCCACTTTAAGCAACCCTACAGCCTTCCACAGCGCACTCCGCAGCTACCCTACGCATTACAAACATGATCGATAGGGCATCTCCCTCAAACAGTATTGCCGTCCAATGCTTCCATAGCTCCCAAAGCACCAGGACAATCAACGTACGCGTGTCCTTCTTTTCTGCCGCGCTATCTGCTGTGATCATGCACCACTCTGCAAGACTTGATGTTGGTGTCGGTGTCCATTGTGGCTTTCCCCAAGCCGTGCACACCCGCGCACATACCTCATACCGGAGCATTAGGTGGTTCATGCTCTCCTCAACCTGGTCACAAAACGAGCATGCTTCCTTGTGCTCTAACCCACGGCTCGCTAGTCTATCCGATGTTCAACATCTATTCTGCATTGCGAGCCAAGTAAAGAATCTGCACCTCAAGGGGGCCTTGGACTTCCATGTGAACTGCGCCGTTGGATCTTTTTCCCGAGCCCAAAATTTAGCTTGGTACGCCGATCTCGTGGAGAAGGAGCCGCTTGGCT encodes:
- the LOC119310917 gene encoding late embryogenesis abundant protein At3g53040-like is translated as MASQQQSRKDAVSKREEGGQGGFSLEEIGKFRAEAQQNSADAIRAAQERYNQNLQHGGAAARAAVTVTQAPGATVVSYQEHKALPEGAQQGRAAHGQGANAPAGGTTAASRGTEKQHAAKQEEGRGHGTGHKEQKGSAAVTRATEGGHDKQGRESAARGTNATAGAAAASSRGDEKQHHTKEEEGRGHGTGHREQKGSAAVTHATEDRGKEGDSAAASARGAKDAAMHALGITGEQTVAKGAGAHGAQVRGHDTGHKEQKGSDSAARKLGSTGDYAAAKGAQAKDAGAHGAQVAAGETKEATATAAEYAKQAAAKAKDVTVSTGGTAAEYAKTAAEKAREAALAAGKTTAEYTQQAAVKGKDVTVSTGGTAAEYAKTAAEKAKDTALAAGKTTADYTQQAAVKTKDVTLSTAAQAAQKAKEVTAVTAQKVAEYTKEMAEHGKTAAAQAEEKAKEAAARAADKAEEPGFDTGTQATDKAKSTAAGAADKTRDTAAQTMDKAKDVTGDTGNRTGSMAAQVKDTTGAMAQKATDTAAYIKDSVTGAAGGTADKARDTTEQTMGRAKDATGDTGNRTGSMAAQVKDATGAMVQKAGDTATYIKDSVTGAAGGAVDKTRDATSQVAQKAGEATNRAVETGKSATGGGTTKAKGEGTEDTKIVEDVLEVVGATVEAVGATVTGLAQHTKGIVAGEEELIPVEGEAGKVAGAGEGRKKSE